Within Anguilla anguilla isolate fAngAng1 chromosome 11, fAngAng1.pri, whole genome shotgun sequence, the genomic segment AGTCTTATTTTCGGcagaaaacgaaatccctacggggaaaatgcattggaaatctgccgtgcatcccatggcggaagaaacatccgggttggcctacaaaaataCGTCTTCACTGTAACCCttttgtataaataaacaaatcaacagCCGAAATAAACAGTGCTgtgattcaaatatatttgtatcttGCTATATATTAGGGGTCTATTTTGCGTAGATAGTGTTTTGAATAGGCCTATTCTATATAGCATTGTTGATGTGCATGCAGCGAGCTTGTAAGTGAAAACGTCACCAAGCCACTCTCCTCGTTTTCCCGCAAATTTGtcaatggaaaaatgaatggGGCAATTTTCAATAAGCGATATTTTTAGTCACAAGTCGGGAACCAGTTAGCTATTGGTATGCGGTACTCATAACATATATGACTCATGCCatataatatcagcagcacgATTGACCCACCCATGAGAAGTACAAGGCACAACGTTGTGTACGTTCAGTACGCTTAGGAACTACACATACCGGTACTGTGCTCACGACGCACGCTTATATCGTCACGCCTCAGCTGGAACACGCTTGCGCCCTTCTACTTCTAGTGTCACTGATatcgtatttcaatttaaaattactggatataacagatttgttactattaagttatattgtttatttcacttcaTAATTGTACGGTCGTGATGACAACAGGATTTCCTTTCTGGGATCTATAAAGtacaaccatagaccgtataaaagagTACAACCTAACATAACTAACTTAAGacgtaatttcaaatggaatataacgtcatatatattttttatcacaacacaacaacaatatagctagccagcatggttttttatataatttctaCTGCATACATTTCCGATCCATCCCTGTCAACAAATGCGGTGTCTTCTAGGGTGCATAGTTACAAATTGTGGAAGGACATCAGTTGGTACATAACTTGATATATATCATATTCTGATTTTGTCTTTAAGAATGAAAACTTGGTCCTTGGGCTTCATACTTAAAGCAAATACAAAtcgtatatcttatcttattatcccatgagcaaagtattacatacgaaaaatattcaattattgtttttatatattttggttcgTTTGCTTTGTTCATGTTTTGCATTCCCCCTCACGTGTATTAATAACTTCTCAATAGCGAGatgaattcattcattactTTGTTCCGTCCGGTTTAACCATCCAGTTTAGTGGGTTTAACCAGTAAGTGTACACGTCATAGTCTCCGTTTACAAACGGAACAGAACCCGGAAGTAAACGTCCATGGACGGATAAAATGTTAGCAGGAAGcgataaattcatatttatcttCTCCTGAATAGTTATGGGGCAGTTAAATGCAATAGTTTGCAGACAGCACGATTTGGCAGAGAGGAAATCCGTGACTAGCGAGTGTCAAATAAATGGTAAGCTGACAGAGTTCATGAAGAAAATGTTCATGGATAGCTGGTTAACTGACTTGCTTGCTCGTTGTTCGTTGCCTGTATCTGTTGTATCAATAGACTGTATCTGTATCGAATGTGTTTGTTTAGCAACAAATACTCTTACAGACCCTTGCTCGGCCAATGTTCGTAGCTTGTATGCTTGTTGAGATCATGTTAGGTTACTGTATTTTTAGAGTTGTCCAACTACATCACATGGCTTCTATACTGTCTGGAGGTTTCTCGttctctgttgttttttgttgtgtgtgtgcagctcacACAAGCGATTATAATATCTCATGAAAACACTTGGGAATAATCTGCTATTGTACACCTGCCTTTGCGAACTCTTTCAAAGGCGTATGCGTAAATTTCTCGTACACACCCACAAGTTATGCGTATGCACCAGGGTTAATGGTATCCACAGTGGCCGCGTCATTTTTGAAGTTTGGTGCTCGTTGCTACGAAATTCCTCCCTGTTTGTATGAGTGTACTCGGCCTGTTGTGCCGGCTACACCTGATCATTAAGATGTTTAACTATACTTTATTGAAATGTAGCAGACACtcctatccagagtgacataacAAAGAACATATAAATGTGCGTTCAGATATGTTCGGTCAGAGAAGCACTGCCGGAGAAAAAGGATGATTTTTAGGGTAACATTTTTAGGTGTAGGAAGATGTTTAATACAGTGTTTGCTTTCCatgttaaatgcacatttataaaGTCCATTTGACTGAAAGCTTTTGCCAAATGACTGAATTCTAAACACTTTGCAACCATTCCTTAGCAAGTGCTTTTATAATAAATTTCTAATGTGTCGCCTCGCTCACAGACTCACTTCAAAAGTAAACTAGCATTTAAAAGTGCCTGTGTTTCCCCTCCCAGGTCAAAGCTGCCCTTCATCTAGGAAGACCCTGAGACCATGAGACCCTGAGGAAGAGGACTGTATGCAGAAATAAGCAGAGGGTGAAGTCTCCCTTAatacgacacacacacacgcgcgcgtgtaCGCCCCATCGCCGTGTCGCCATGCTGGCGGTGGCGTACGTGACGTTGGCGGTCCTGGCGCTTCTGTGCGGCGGGTTGGAGTTGGTGGCCCGTCGGGCCTCACCGCCGCCGCAGCCCGGGCTGACGGGCGCGGCCAACCCGGCCTTCCGCGGCTTCCAGGCGCTGTTCCTGCGCGGCTACCTGCTGGCTCTGTGGGCCGACTGGCTCCAGGGGCCCTACCTGTACAAGCTGTACCGCCACTACAGCTTCCTGGAGTCCCAGATCGCCATCCTGTACGTGTGCGGCCTGGCCTCCTGCCTGCTCTTCGCCCCGGTCGCGGCCTGGCTCCCGCAGGCCGTGGGCCGGAGGAACACCTGCCTGCTCTTCTGCCTGGCCTACTCGGCCTGCTGCCTCACCAAGCTGTCGCGCGACTACTTCGTCCTGGTCCTGGGCCGCGTGCTGGGCGGCCTGTCCACCTCCCTGCTGGCCACCGCCTTCGAGGCTTGGTACCTGCACCGCCACCTGGACGTGCGCGACTTCCCGCGCGAGTGGATACCCGACACCTTCGCCCGGGCGGCCGGGTGGAACCACGGGCtggcggtgggggcggggcttgtggcCAACCTGCTggcggagtgggcggggctggggccgGTGGCTCCGTTCCTGTTGGCCGTCCCCTGCCTGGCGGCCTGCGGCTGGGTGGTGCTGTGGGACTGGGggcgggaggaggcggagggaggggcgggggcggagcagaGCGGGCCCCTGCTGGGCGCggcggctgcggcggcggcCATGCCGCCCGGCCCCCGGCTGTCCGCGCGGGCCCGGTTCTGGCGCGCCTGCCTGGAGGGCCTGCGCTGCCTGCTGTCGGACCGCCGCGTCGTCCTCCTGGGCGCCGTCCAGGCGCTCTTCGAGAGCGTCCTCTACATCTTCGTCTTCCTCTGGACGCCGGTGCTGGACCCCCACGGCCCGCCGCTCGGCATCGTCTTCTCCTGCCTGATGGCCGCCAGCATGGCCGGCTCCGCCCTCTACCGCCTGGCCACCTCCTCCGCCCGCTGCCGGCTGCAGCCCGCCCACCTGCTGTGCGCGGCCGTGCTGCTGGCGGCGCTCTCCTTCGCCGTGCTGACGGTTTCCACGGCGCCCGGGCGGCCCCGCCCGCTCCGGTCCTTCCTGGCCttcctgctgctggagctgggcTGCGGCCTGTACTTCCCCGCCGTGGGCTTCCTGCAGGGCCGGGTGATCCCCGAGGACCGGCGGGCCGGCGTGCTGGCCTGGTTCCGCCTGCCGCTCCACCTGCTGGCCTGCCTGGGCCTGCTGGCGCTGCACGGCGAGGTGTCGGGCAGCGGGGCGGGCGAGGCGGGGGCCGGGACCCGCCACATGTTCGGCGGGTGCGCGGGGATGATGgtcgccgccctgctggccgcCGTCGGCCTGCTCGCGCTCGCCCGCCACGACGCCGAGCTCCGCCTGGAGGGGACGCGCGGGGAGGGGGACATGTGACCGCGGGGGAACCTCGGAAACGCCAGGCTGACTGCGGTCGGGGTTCCGCTTTTGAGGGAGGACAGGAACTCGCTTTTTTGCGTTCACATAGAGAACCCACTGGCAGATTCAAACAATAAAGGACCTTTTCACAGGCTGGGAAGTTCTTTCtctgctgttttattattcGTTGGTGTCTGAAGCAGGACTGTGGGTGTTCAGCCTTTTATGTTTTACCGCTGTTGAGATTGAGCTTCCCTGTTCTCAGCAGGGTCACCCTTTAGAAGGGAAAACATGTGCCATTATTAGGCTAATGCTCCTGTTAGCTAAGAGGGTCcaagctggggtgggggggggggggggtttgcaagaGGATCAGCTGTGCGCCCGTGCTACTTCAGACTATAACATGGTAACCACAGTGTGGCgccagtgagtcagtcagtgcaGTCTTTTTCCAGTGTGTCCTACCCAGGCACTCTGGAATGAAGGTGTCTGCTTCGGTCGGTGGAAGAGTGAGAGTTGCTTCACTGGAATGCAGTTGACACTGAGGGGAACGCCCAAGGCAAACAGCGCTGTACTCCACTCAGGGCCCTACCCACTGCAGCGGCAGCCGTTTGAGTATAGCTGTCCAGCGCCT encodes:
- the mfsd5 gene encoding molybdate-anion transporter, with the translated sequence MLAVAYVTLAVLALLCGGLELVARRASPPPQPGLTGAANPAFRGFQALFLRGYLLALWADWLQGPYLYKLYRHYSFLESQIAILYVCGLASCLLFAPVAAWLPQAVGRRNTCLLFCLAYSACCLTKLSRDYFVLVLGRVLGGLSTSLLATAFEAWYLHRHLDVRDFPREWIPDTFARAAGWNHGLAVGAGLVANLLAEWAGLGPVAPFLLAVPCLAACGWVVLWDWGREEAEGGAGAEQSGPLLGAAAAAAAMPPGPRLSARARFWRACLEGLRCLLSDRRVVLLGAVQALFESVLYIFVFLWTPVLDPHGPPLGIVFSCLMAASMAGSALYRLATSSARCRLQPAHLLCAAVLLAALSFAVLTVSTAPGRPRPLRSFLAFLLLELGCGLYFPAVGFLQGRVIPEDRRAGVLAWFRLPLHLLACLGLLALHGEVSGSGAGEAGAGTRHMFGGCAGMMVAALLAAVGLLALARHDAELRLEGTRGEGDM